In Sander lucioperca isolate FBNREF2018 chromosome 21, SLUC_FBN_1.2, whole genome shotgun sequence, the following proteins share a genomic window:
- the ccdc43 gene encoding coiled-coil domain-containing protein 43 has product MAAPVADAGEFESWLNDRLDSLEVDREVYGAYILGVLQEEESDEEKEEVLQGILSAFLDEDAVEDVCKQIIKQWTEWHNRSAAKSDDDAEVQAIASLIEKQAQIVVKHKVVSEASKERKEALLAQYANVTDDEDEAEEEEQTSGNCFTGNDKSLFKNTNVEEVLSRQKQKRDQAREDSQKKKEGDKMQREKDKLAKQDRKEKEKKRTQKGERKR; this is encoded by the exons ATGGCTGCGCCCGTGGCAGACGCCGGGGAGTTTGAAAGCTGGCTAAATGATCGGCTAGACTCGTTAGAAGTGGACCGTGAGGTGTATGGGGCCTACATTTTAGGGGTCCTGCAAGAAGAGGAGAGCGACGAGGAGAAAGAAGAAGTGCTTCAAGGAATTTTATCCGCATTTCTG GATGAGGATGCCGTGGAAGATGTCTGCAAACAGATCATCAAGCAGTGGACTGAGTGGCACAACAGATCCGCAGCCAAAAGTGATGATGATG CTGAAGTCCAGGCCATCGCCAGTCTGATAGAAAAACAAGCTCAGATTGTGGTGAAACACAAGGTAGTGTCTGAGGCgtcaaaggaaaggaaagaagcCCTCCTCGCTCAATACGCTAATGTTACAGACGATGAGga TGAAGCTGAAGAAGAGGAGCAAACAAGTGGAAACTGCTTTACTGGAAATGATAAAT CCCTGTTTAAGAACACCAACGTGGAAGAGGTGCTGAGCAGACAAAAGCAAAAGCGGGACCAGGCTCGTGAAGACTctcagaagaagaaggagggggACAAGATGCAGCGGGAGAAGGACAAGCTAGCCAAACAAGACCgaaaagagaaggagaagaagcgTACACAGAAAGGTGAACGCAAAAGATAA